A single genomic interval of Haloterrigena salifodinae harbors:
- a CDS encoding Cdc6/Cdc18 family protein: MGTDPIPTPSIEELQDDPMADGTTSIFRRRELLRPQHVPQKDRIVGRDREIETVEALLKPAAFGDPPESGFLFGKTGTGKSLVAKHVTGRARGIAQMQETDLTAAYVDCDQYNTETRAARKMAFEVRDAIDPDRYIPKDGVGASRYYDALWDGDGLLHESDSLIVILDEIDKLGDDTAEILSKLSRSEEAGKTGCYIAVVAISNKTDYTDAPDERVASSFQDDPIIFPPYDATQLQAILERRKDAFKDGVLEPGVIELASALAARDHGDARRALDILRSAGKLAEKDGSDRVTEDHVRKADEYSDLNRSIQVIKNGTPHSRYALYALAYLTKSKLSDSFSTGEVYDTYCVIADVVAGESLTHQRVLDLMKKWTLPEITESRHTGGGKGQGSYRTHRLLHDPDVVMSACLESTSDQRNVLDALSESSI, from the coding sequence ATGGGAACTGATCCGATCCCGACGCCCTCGATCGAGGAACTCCAGGACGATCCGATGGCGGACGGAACGACGTCTATCTTCCGTCGTCGGGAACTCCTCCGGCCCCAGCACGTGCCCCAGAAGGACCGCATCGTCGGCCGCGACCGCGAGATCGAGACCGTCGAGGCGCTACTTAAACCGGCGGCCTTCGGCGATCCGCCCGAGAGCGGCTTTCTCTTCGGGAAGACGGGGACCGGCAAGTCACTCGTCGCCAAACACGTTACCGGCCGCGCACGCGGCATCGCCCAGATGCAGGAGACCGATCTAACGGCCGCGTACGTCGACTGCGATCAGTACAACACGGAGACGCGAGCCGCCCGCAAGATGGCCTTCGAGGTCCGGGACGCGATCGATCCCGACCGCTACATCCCCAAGGACGGCGTCGGCGCGAGTCGCTACTACGACGCGCTCTGGGACGGCGACGGCCTCCTCCACGAGTCGGACTCGCTGATCGTGATCTTAGACGAGATCGACAAACTCGGCGACGACACCGCCGAAATTCTCTCGAAGCTCTCCCGCTCCGAGGAGGCCGGCAAGACGGGCTGTTACATCGCGGTCGTCGCGATCAGCAACAAGACCGACTACACCGACGCGCCCGACGAGCGCGTCGCCTCGAGTTTCCAGGACGATCCGATCATCTTCCCGCCCTACGACGCGACCCAACTGCAGGCGATCCTCGAGCGCCGCAAGGACGCGTTCAAGGACGGCGTCCTCGAACCGGGCGTGATCGAACTGGCCTCGGCACTCGCCGCCCGCGATCACGGCGACGCCCGCCGGGCGCTGGATATCCTCCGCTCGGCCGGCAAACTCGCGGAGAAGGACGGCAGCGATCGAGTGACCGAAGACCACGTGCGCAAGGCCGACGAGTACAGCGACCTCAACCGCTCCATTCAGGTCATCAAGAACGGGACGCCCCACTCCCGGTACGCCCTCTACGCGCTGGCGTACCTGACGAAGTCCAAACTCTCGGATTCCTTCTCGACGGGCGAAGTCTACGACACCTACTGTGTCATCGCCGACGTCGTCGCTGGCGAGTCGCTGACCCACCAGCGGGTTCTCGATCTGATGAAGAAGTGGACGCTGCCGGAGATCACCGAGAGCCGACACACCGGCGGCGGCAAGGGACAGGGCAGCTACCGGACCCACCGCCTGCTGCACGATCCCGACGTCGTGATGAGCGCCTGCCTCGAGTCTACGAGCGACCAGCGCAACGTTCTAGACGCGCTCTCCGAATCCTCGATATAA
- a CDS encoding DUF7563 family protein, with translation MPRCGNCDAYVTSDFIRVFGVNDKVHGCPNCSTYRELSGGNGAVREPETEREVGELHV, from the coding sequence ATGCCAAGGTGTGGCAACTGCGACGCGTACGTAACGAGCGACTTCATTCGGGTGTTCGGCGTGAACGACAAGGTCCACGGCTGTCCGAACTGTTCGACGTACCGCGAACTCTCCGGCGGCAACGGCGCGGTTCGCGAACCCGAGACGGAACGCGAGGTCGGCGAACTCCACGTCTGA
- a CDS encoding transcription initiation factor IIB, translated as MTDTTIKTYSGETESEETTEQSGEQERCPECGGRVVSDAEHAETVCEDCGLVVEEDEIDRGPEWRAFDAAEKDEKSRVGAPTTNMMHDQGLSTNIGWQDKDAYGRALSSRQRQKMQRLRTWNERFRTRDSKERNLKQALGEIDRMASALGLPENVRETASVIYRRALEEDLLPGRSIEGVATASLYAAARQAGTPRSLDEISAVSRVEKMELTRTYRYIIRELGLEVKPADPEHYVPRFVSDLDLSDETERMARELLESARQEGVHSGKSPVGLAAAAVYAAALLTNEKVTQNDVSEVASISEVTIRNRYKELLEASDTAAPA; from the coding sequence ATGACAGACACTACCATCAAAACGTACTCAGGCGAGACGGAGAGCGAGGAGACGACCGAACAGTCGGGGGAGCAAGAGCGCTGCCCCGAGTGTGGCGGCCGAGTCGTATCGGACGCCGAACACGCTGAGACGGTCTGTGAAGACTGCGGTCTCGTCGTCGAGGAAGACGAGATCGACCGCGGCCCCGAGTGGCGGGCCTTTGACGCCGCCGAGAAGGACGAGAAGTCCCGCGTCGGCGCGCCGACGACGAACATGATGCACGACCAGGGCCTCTCGACGAACATCGGCTGGCAGGACAAGGACGCCTACGGGCGGGCCCTCTCGAGTCGCCAGCGCCAGAAGATGCAGCGTCTGCGCACCTGGAACGAGCGGTTCCGCACCCGCGACTCCAAGGAGCGCAACCTCAAGCAGGCGCTGGGCGAGATCGACCGGATGGCAAGCGCGCTCGGCCTCCCGGAGAACGTCCGCGAGACCGCCAGCGTGATCTACCGCCGCGCACTCGAGGAGGACCTGCTGCCGGGTCGTTCGATCGAGGGCGTCGCGACGGCCTCGCTGTACGCCGCCGCACGACAGGCCGGCACGCCGCGTAGCTTAGACGAGATCTCGGCCGTCAGCCGCGTCGAGAAGATGGAGCTGACCCGCACGTACCGGTACATCATCCGGGAACTCGGCCTCGAAGTCAAGCCGGCCGACCCCGAACACTACGTGCCGCGGTTCGTCAGCGACCTCGACCTCTCGGACGAGACCGAGCGCATGGCTCGCGAGTTGCTCGAGTCGGCCCGTCAGGAGGGCGTCCACAGCGGCAAGTCGCCGGTCGGCCTCGCGGCCGCCGCGGTCTACGCCGCCGCCCTGCTGACCAACGAAAAGGTTACCCAGAACGACGTCAGCGAAGTCGCCAGCATCTCCGAGGTCACGATCCGCAACCGCTACAAGGAGTTGCTCGAGGCCTCCGACACGGCAGCCCCAGCGTAA
- a CDS encoding VOC family protein has protein sequence MDGTLDHTMIRVSDLEESLDWYQTHLEYEEKDRFEGDGFTIVYLGPEDMHDEGAMLEITHNEGEEPEVGDAWGHIAVRVPDGELEDYYQQLLDEGVDDYRDPESCGGDYAFVKDPDGHEIEIVQRDPDEGALWSIDHTMIRVEDADEALGFWTRKFEYNEVGRWEADTFANYFVEPRDAAPEAMSVELTYNYDGRSYDMGDAWGHLCVRVDDLQEDWEALLEREAPDYRDPESNDNMYAFTTDQDGHEIELIERDLEADSLFPF, from the coding sequence ATGGACGGAACGCTCGACCACACGATGATCCGCGTCTCGGATCTCGAGGAGTCGCTCGACTGGTACCAGACCCACCTCGAGTACGAGGAGAAGGATCGCTTCGAGGGCGACGGGTTCACGATCGTCTACCTCGGCCCCGAGGACATGCACGACGAGGGCGCCATGCTCGAGATCACCCACAACGAAGGCGAGGAGCCCGAGGTGGGCGACGCCTGGGGGCACATCGCCGTCCGCGTTCCCGACGGGGAACTCGAGGACTACTACCAGCAGTTGCTGGACGAGGGCGTCGACGATTACCGCGATCCCGAATCCTGCGGCGGCGACTACGCCTTCGTCAAGGATCCCGACGGCCACGAGATCGAGATCGTCCAGCGCGACCCCGACGAGGGCGCGCTGTGGTCGATCGACCACACCATGATCCGCGTCGAGGACGCCGACGAGGCGCTGGGCTTCTGGACCCGCAAGTTCGAGTACAACGAGGTCGGCCGCTGGGAGGCCGACACCTTCGCGAACTACTTCGTCGAGCCCCGCGACGCCGCTCCCGAGGCGATGTCCGTCGAACTCACCTACAACTACGACGGCCGCAGCTACGACATGGGCGATGCCTGGGGCCACCTCTGCGTCCGCGTCGACGACCTCCAGGAGGACTGGGAGGCCCTGCTCGAGCGCGAGGCGCCCGACTACCGGGACCCCGAGAGCAACGACAACATGTACGCCTTCACGACGGACCAGGACGGCCACGAGATCGAACTGATCGAGCGCGACCTCGAGGCCGACTCACTGTTCCCCTTCTGA
- a CDS encoding Na+/H+ antiporter NhaC family protein, with product MSDFGALSLIPPLLAIGLAIATRRPMLSLFLGIWSGAVIYTESLGIAQTFDWIVGAIIADDGFHVQILLFTILLGSGVALIWRLGGATAVREWATARLGSQRAVGVTTWGLGIAMFFDDYANTAIVGSTMREISDQLHISREKLSYIVDSTAAPVATIGLSSWVAFQLSLISEAYDGLGAEGAPTAFETFFWSIPYNTYALLAIVMVGIIVITRRDYGEMLDAEHRASSTGAVSREDAQPLQEVQKDLGEPIDDRPMLRTFFGPVVVLIAVTLAGAFWTGYQSWMSTQAEAGAPTTIEGALAEDGFVQVFVDIVGAGDFAGALVWGSFAMVATAIAIGIAYDLFDLGTAVDTILDGFRLMLTAVTILVLAWTISAVAEELGTGSYVTGIVGDAIPVELLPVVILFVAAFIAFTMGSSWATMGIVTPIAIQLAYDLTGTFDIMPVIVGAVFSGAIFGDHASPISDTTVLSATFTGADLIDHVRTQLPYAATVMFVVVICYLLNGYLGLSPLFFLPLGVLLLVGLVRVLSELDAARKGLHPIAADSFEGGAESDRRTE from the coding sequence ATGTCCGACTTCGGAGCGCTATCACTCATTCCGCCGCTGCTCGCGATCGGGCTCGCGATCGCGACGCGGCGACCGATGCTCTCGCTGTTTCTGGGCATCTGGTCGGGAGCGGTAATCTACACCGAGAGCCTCGGCATCGCACAGACGTTCGACTGGATCGTCGGCGCGATCATCGCCGACGACGGCTTCCACGTTCAGATCCTGCTGTTTACCATCCTGCTGGGATCGGGCGTCGCGCTCATCTGGCGCCTCGGCGGCGCGACCGCCGTCCGCGAGTGGGCGACGGCCCGTCTCGGCTCCCAGCGCGCGGTCGGAGTGACGACCTGGGGGCTTGGGATCGCGATGTTCTTTGACGACTACGCCAACACGGCCATCGTCGGTTCCACGATGCGCGAGATCTCCGACCAGTTGCACATTTCTCGCGAGAAACTCTCCTACATCGTCGACTCGACGGCCGCCCCCGTCGCGACGATCGGTCTCTCGAGTTGGGTCGCCTTCCAGCTCTCTCTGATCAGCGAGGCATACGACGGACTCGGGGCCGAGGGAGCGCCGACGGCCTTCGAGACGTTCTTCTGGTCGATCCCGTACAACACCTACGCCCTGCTGGCGATCGTGATGGTCGGCATCATCGTCATCACGCGCCGGGATTACGGCGAGATGCTCGACGCCGAACACCGCGCGTCCTCGACCGGTGCGGTCAGCCGCGAGGACGCCCAGCCGCTGCAGGAAGTCCAGAAGGACCTCGGCGAACCGATCGACGATCGGCCGATGTTGCGGACGTTCTTCGGGCCCGTGGTCGTCCTCATCGCGGTGACGCTCGCCGGCGCGTTCTGGACAGGGTACCAGTCGTGGATGTCGACGCAGGCCGAGGCGGGGGCTCCGACGACGATCGAGGGAGCCCTCGCAGAGGACGGGTTCGTCCAGGTGTTCGTCGACATCGTCGGCGCCGGGGACTTCGCCGGGGCGCTGGTCTGGGGCTCGTTCGCCATGGTCGCGACCGCCATCGCGATCGGGATCGCCTACGACCTGTTCGATCTCGGCACCGCCGTCGACACTATCCTCGACGGATTCCGGCTCATGCTAACGGCCGTGACGATCCTCGTGCTCGCATGGACGATCAGCGCCGTCGCGGAGGAACTCGGGACGGGCAGCTACGTAACGGGGATCGTCGGCGACGCAATCCCGGTCGAGTTACTTCCCGTCGTGATTCTGTTCGTCGCCGCCTTCATCGCGTTCACGATGGGGTCGTCGTGGGCGACGATGGGGATCGTGACGCCGATCGCCATCCAACTCGCCTACGACCTCACCGGGACGTTCGATATCATGCCAGTCATCGTCGGTGCGGTCTTCTCAGGTGCGATCTTCGGCGACCACGCGTCGCCGATCTCCGACACGACGGTGCTCTCGGCGACCTTCACCGGCGCGGACCTGATCGATCACGTGCGTACCCAACTGCCCTACGCCGCGACCGTCATGTTCGTCGTCGTGATCTGCTACCTGCTCAACGGCTACCTCGGCCTCTCGCCGCTGTTCTTCCTCCCGCTGGGCGTACTCCTGCTCGTCGGCCTCGTCCGCGTCCTCTCGGAACTCGACGCCGCGCGTAAGGGGCTTCACCCGATCGCCGCCGACTCGTTCGAGGGAGGCGCCGAGTCCGACCGTAGGACCGAGTAG
- a CDS encoding OBG GTPase family GTP-binding protein, with the protein MGLEEDIEEIEEEIANTPYNKSTEAHIGRLKSKLAEKKEKLQNQSSAGGGTGYSVEKHGDATVALVGFPSVGKSSLLNSMTNAESETGSYEFTTLDVNPGMLQHRGANIQMLDVPGLIEGAASGKGDGQQVLAVVRNADLIVFMLSVFEIDQYDRLQEELYDINIRVDREPPRVTVRPKIKDGIKITSSTDQDLDEETIKHVLREHGYVNAVVNLQENVTIDRLVDGLMENREYIPSITCVNKVDLIEPDYKETVDEQLCERDLDPEEVTFISAEQERGLEVLKDRIWENLGLIRVYMDKPGRGIDWEEPLVIERGTTVGEAIEKLGGEMEERFRFARVTGPSATHDQQQVGKDHVLEDEDVLKLILRR; encoded by the coding sequence ATGGGGCTCGAGGAGGATATCGAGGAGATCGAAGAAGAAATCGCCAACACGCCCTACAACAAGTCGACGGAGGCCCACATCGGCCGGCTGAAGTCCAAGCTCGCGGAGAAAAAGGAGAAGCTCCAGAACCAGAGTTCGGCCGGGGGCGGCACTGGCTACTCCGTCGAGAAACACGGCGACGCCACCGTCGCGCTGGTCGGCTTTCCGAGCGTCGGCAAGTCGTCGCTGCTGAACTCGATGACCAACGCCGAAAGCGAGACTGGCTCCTACGAGTTCACGACGCTGGACGTCAACCCCGGAATGCTCCAGCACCGCGGGGCGAACATCCAGATGCTGGACGTCCCCGGGCTGATCGAGGGCGCGGCGTCGGGCAAGGGCGACGGCCAGCAGGTGCTGGCGGTCGTCCGCAACGCCGACCTCATCGTCTTCATGCTCTCGGTGTTCGAGATCGATCAGTACGACCGCCTGCAGGAGGAGCTGTACGACATCAACATCCGCGTCGACCGGGAGCCGCCGCGGGTGACTGTGCGGCCGAAGATCAAGGACGGCATCAAGATCACCTCGAGCACGGACCAGGACCTAGACGAGGAGACCATCAAGCACGTCCTCCGCGAGCACGGCTACGTCAACGCCGTCGTCAACCTCCAGGAGAACGTCACGATCGACCGCCTGGTCGATGGCCTGATGGAGAACCGCGAGTACATCCCCTCGATCACCTGCGTGAACAAGGTCGACCTGATCGAACCCGACTACAAGGAGACCGTCGACGAGCAGTTATGCGAGCGCGACCTCGATCCCGAGGAGGTCACGTTCATCAGCGCCGAGCAGGAGAGGGGCCTCGAAGTGCTCAAGGACCGCATCTGGGAGAACCTGGGCCTGATCCGCGTCTACATGGACAAACCCGGTCGCGGTATCGACTGGGAGGAGCCGCTGGTCATCGAGCGGGGGACGACCGTCGGCGAGGCCATCGAGAAACTCGGCGGCGAGATGGAAGAGCGGTTCCGCTTCGCCCGCGTCACGGGCCCCAGCGCCACCCACGACCAACAGCAGGTCGGGAAGGACCACGTCCTCGAGGACGAGGACGTGCTGAAACTGATCCTTCGCCGATAG
- a CDS encoding Sec-independent protein translocase subunit TatA/TatB — MTSIAPLFVPTPGAPELLIIVGVAILLFGAQKIPKLARSIGESTGEFKKGQAKVEQELEEYRNDAATAAPDVETETATETQS, encoded by the coding sequence GTGACATCGATCGCACCGCTGTTCGTCCCGACGCCCGGGGCCCCAGAACTACTGATCATCGTCGGGGTCGCGATCCTGCTGTTCGGCGCACAGAAGATCCCGAAACTCGCGCGATCCATCGGCGAATCGACCGGCGAGTTCAAGAAAGGCCAGGCGAAAGTCGAGCAGGAACTCGAGGAGTACCGAAACGACGCCGCTACCGCCGCCCCCGACGTCGAGACGGAGACGGCGACCGAGACGCAGTCGTAA
- a CDS encoding FAD-dependent oxidoreductase: MSEQPRVEIYTKEDCPYCEKAKDLFDSKDVEYETYNVTGDDDLFEEMVERADGRKTAPEVFIDDELIGGWDDTSALDETGELDEKLGIEDDTEDGEVLEHRKLIIAGTGIAGLTAAIYAGRSNNEPLVIEGDEPGGQLTLTTDVANYPGFPEGISGPELVNNMKEQAKQFGAELKNGIIESVDSDQRPFRVELTNGDAYTADAVIAASGASARTLGIPGEDELMGYGLSTCATCDGAFFRGEDMLVVGGGDAAMEEATFLTKFADTVYIAHRRDEFRAEDYWVDRVEEKVEEGEIEIMKNTELIEIYGSQEEGVDHVTLVENEQGHPTDRLDDPETDEFEFDVGAVFFAIGHTPNTDYLEGTGVEMDADGYLKTEGGSGGGQTETAVPGIFGAGDVVDYHYQQAVTAAGMGSKAALDADEYLEDLERADSSIEEVEPAAADD, encoded by the coding sequence ATGAGCGAGCAGCCTCGCGTCGAAATCTATACCAAAGAGGACTGTCCGTACTGCGAGAAGGCAAAGGACCTGTTCGACAGCAAGGACGTCGAGTACGAGACGTACAACGTCACGGGCGACGACGACCTCTTCGAGGAGATGGTCGAGCGCGCCGACGGCCGCAAGACCGCGCCCGAAGTGTTCATCGACGACGAACTCATCGGCGGCTGGGACGACACCAGCGCGCTCGACGAGACCGGCGAACTGGATGAGAAGCTCGGCATCGAGGACGATACCGAGGACGGCGAGGTCCTCGAGCACCGCAAACTGATCATCGCTGGCACCGGGATCGCCGGCCTCACCGCCGCGATCTACGCCGGCCGATCGAACAACGAGCCGCTGGTCATCGAGGGCGACGAGCCCGGCGGCCAGCTCACCCTCACCACGGACGTCGCGAACTACCCCGGCTTCCCCGAGGGGATCAGCGGGCCCGAACTGGTCAATAACATGAAAGAGCAGGCCAAACAGTTCGGCGCCGAGTTGAAGAACGGCATCATCGAGTCCGTCGATTCGGACCAGCGGCCGTTCCGCGTCGAGTTGACCAACGGCGACGCCTACACCGCCGACGCCGTCATCGCCGCCTCCGGCGCCAGCGCTCGGACGCTCGGCATTCCCGGCGAGGACGAACTCATGGGCTACGGACTCTCGACCTGTGCGACCTGTGACGGCGCGTTCTTCCGCGGTGAGGACATGCTCGTCGTCGGCGGCGGCGACGCCGCCATGGAGGAGGCCACCTTCCTGACGAAATTTGCCGACACCGTCTACATCGCCCACCGCCGCGACGAGTTCCGCGCGGAGGACTACTGGGTCGACCGCGTCGAGGAGAAGGTCGAAGAGGGTGAGATCGAGATCATGAAAAACACCGAGCTGATCGAGATCTACGGCTCCCAGGAGGAGGGCGTCGACCACGTCACCCTCGTCGAAAACGAGCAGGGCCACCCCACCGACCGGCTCGACGACCCCGAGACCGACGAGTTCGAGTTCGACGTCGGCGCTGTCTTCTTCGCCATCGGCCACACGCCAAACACCGACTACCTCGAGGGCACCGGCGTCGAGATGGACGCCGACGGCTACCTGAAGACCGAGGGCGGATCGGGCGGCGGCCAGACCGAGACCGCCGTCCCCGGCATCTTCGGCGCCGGCGACGTCGTCGACTACCACTACCAGCAGGCCGTGACGGCCGCCGGCATGGGTTCGAAGGCCGCGCTGGACGCCGACGAGTATCTGGAGGACCTCGAGCGCGCTGACTCGAGTATCGAAGAAGTCGAACCGGCCGCGGCCGACGACTGA
- a CDS encoding MFS transporter has product MSSISNPKRVISDLSSDGRGKILLSVAFGWFLSISVRMIYPALLPHIRGTYSLTLTTSGLLLSVLWIAYAFGQLPGGILADWIGERLLLIAGSLLAAAMLALVIVVNSTIFLFLATALFGAGTALYGVSRFTILNKIYPDQLGTATGATMAAGDVGNAVMPPTAGFIATALAWQYSFGAAVPLFLLAALSLWLTLPKQPSTAAPLSESLDLEDVVPTLSQPVVIRGTALLVLWAVIIQAFMGFYPTYLMNVKGLPAQVANVLFGFFFALGILMKPIAGRAYDSIGVRAPLLLIMGSAGLALLALPFVGEVWLFGLLTVLASSLLGFETIVISDLTQRLPDGTQGTNLGALRTVYLALGALSPVLFGAVADRGYFDEAFVGIAALAGVVVCIVFVSVEY; this is encoded by the coding sequence GTGTCCTCTATTTCGAATCCGAAACGCGTTATTAGCGACCTCTCGAGCGACGGCCGCGGAAAGATACTCCTCTCCGTCGCCTTCGGCTGGTTTCTGTCGATCAGCGTCCGGATGATCTACCCGGCGTTGTTGCCCCATATCCGTGGCACGTACTCGCTTACGCTCACGACGTCCGGCCTGCTCCTGTCGGTGCTCTGGATCGCCTACGCGTTCGGGCAGCTGCCAGGCGGCATCCTCGCAGACTGGATCGGTGAGCGTCTGCTGTTGATCGCGGGCTCCCTCCTCGCGGCGGCGATGCTCGCGCTCGTGATCGTCGTCAACTCGACGATCTTCCTGTTCCTCGCGACGGCCCTGTTTGGCGCCGGAACGGCGCTGTACGGCGTCTCGCGATTCACGATCCTGAACAAGATCTACCCCGACCAACTCGGCACGGCGACGGGCGCGACGATGGCCGCCGGTGACGTCGGGAACGCGGTAATGCCGCCGACCGCCGGGTTCATCGCGACCGCGCTTGCCTGGCAGTACAGCTTCGGCGCCGCCGTTCCGCTCTTTCTGCTCGCGGCCCTCAGCCTCTGGCTGACGCTTCCAAAACAGCCGTCAACGGCAGCGCCGCTGAGCGAGTCCCTCGACCTCGAGGACGTCGTTCCGACGCTGTCACAGCCGGTCGTCATCCGGGGAACCGCGCTGCTCGTGCTGTGGGCCGTCATCATTCAGGCGTTCATGGGGTTCTACCCGACGTATCTGATGAACGTAAAGGGCCTCCCGGCGCAGGTCGCGAACGTCCTGTTCGGCTTCTTCTTCGCGCTCGGCATCCTGATGAAGCCGATCGCCGGACGGGCCTACGATAGTATCGGCGTCCGGGCGCCCCTCCTCCTGATCATGGGGTCAGCCGGTCTAGCGCTTCTCGCGCTCCCCTTTGTCGGGGAGGTGTGGCTCTTCGGCTTGCTGACCGTGCTCGCGAGTAGCCTCCTGGGATTCGAAACGATCGTGATCTCCGATCTCACCCAGCGGCTGCCGGACGGCACGCAGGGGACGAACCTGGGTGCACTTCGGACGGTCTACCTCGCGCTCGGTGCGCTGAGTCCGGTCCTCTTCGGCGCGGTCGCCGATCGAGGGTACTTCGACGAGGCGTTCGTCGGGATCGCTGCTCTCGCCGGCGTCGTCGTCTGTATCGTGTTCGTCTCGGTCGAGTACTAG
- a CDS encoding DUF389 domain-containing protein has protein sequence MRLLQVFVPAETRDAALDVLEDEGLDYVRTNESSDRGEGELVTFPVPTQAVDSVLTSLREAGVDDDFIVVSSIETARTPRIEELEERYVNGQEEDDSIAREEIRTRALNMTPGRVTYYAMTVLSAIVATAGLLLDSPAIVVGSMVIAPQVSAALTGTVGLVLDDRDMIAGGLTSLAMGLVVAIASAFAFAWLVRSGGIVPSTIDITAIVQVQNRISPGLLALVVGVCAGAAGAFGLATAIPVSLVGVMIAVALIPAAAAVGIGLAWGETTVAVGAGALVAVNATSILFAGLAVFWYLGYRPDGWTQGSLRDNVPGEWLDTLLIAAVVGMLVFAAGGLVIGQYVGHQNAVNDEVRTVLEDDAYDDLELVEVRTEFVGPGTDGEPAVTVVVQRPADVPYPTLVSTLEAGLEDRTDRDVAVTVEFVESGAPRAS, from the coding sequence GTGCGACTACTGCAGGTGTTCGTCCCGGCCGAAACACGGGACGCAGCGCTCGACGTGCTCGAGGACGAGGGCCTCGATTACGTTCGAACGAACGAGAGCAGCGACCGAGGGGAGGGCGAACTCGTCACGTTCCCGGTCCCGACCCAGGCGGTCGACAGCGTGCTCACGTCGCTGCGCGAGGCCGGCGTCGATGACGACTTCATCGTCGTCTCCTCGATCGAGACGGCCCGGACGCCGCGAATCGAGGAACTCGAGGAACGGTACGTCAACGGACAGGAGGAAGACGATAGCATCGCCCGCGAGGAGATCCGCACGCGGGCGCTGAACATGACTCCTGGTCGCGTCACCTACTACGCGATGACGGTTCTGAGCGCGATCGTCGCGACGGCGGGCTTGCTGCTGGACTCGCCGGCGATCGTCGTCGGCTCGATGGTGATCGCGCCGCAGGTCAGCGCCGCGCTGACGGGGACCGTCGGCCTCGTGCTCGACGACCGCGACATGATCGCCGGCGGACTCACCTCGCTGGCGATGGGGCTCGTCGTCGCCATCGCTAGCGCCTTCGCGTTCGCGTGGTTGGTCCGGTCCGGCGGGATCGTTCCCTCAACGATCGACATCACGGCCATCGTGCAGGTCCAGAACCGGATCTCGCCGGGGCTGCTCGCGCTTGTGGTCGGCGTCTGCGCCGGCGCCGCCGGTGCGTTCGGCCTCGCGACGGCAATCCCCGTCTCGCTGGTCGGCGTGATGATCGCCGTCGCGCTCATCCCGGCGGCCGCGGCGGTCGGCATCGGGCTGGCCTGGGGCGAGACGACTGTCGCCGTCGGCGCCGGCGCGCTGGTCGCCGTCAACGCCACGTCGATCCTCTTCGCCGGCCTCGCAGTCTTCTGGTATCTGGGCTACCGGCCTGACGGCTGGACGCAGGGATCGCTCCGTGACAACGTTCCCGGCGAGTGGCTCGATACCCTCCTCATCGCCGCCGTCGTCGGCATGCTCGTCTTCGCTGCCGGCGGGTTGGTCATCGGCCAGTACGTCGGCCACCAGAACGCCGTCAACGACGAGGTGCGGACCGTCCTCGAGGACGACGCGTACGACGACCTCGAGCTCGTCGAGGTGCGCACCGAGTTCGTCGGTCCTGGGACCGACGGTGAGCCGGCGGTCACCGTCGTCGTCCAGCGACCCGCTGACGTTCCGTATCCGACCCTCGTCTCGACCCTCGAGGCCGGCCTCGAGGACCGGACCGACCGCGACGTGGCCGTGACCGTCGAGTTCGTCGAGAGTGGGGCGCCTCGTGCTTCGTAA
- a CDS encoding DUF7576 family protein → MEHRYGGPELPSSHNRLRETTACRTCECEIGPRDRRLTWRVRDGADVFEYHYCSDECLQAARERHQQ, encoded by the coding sequence ATGGAACACCGCTACGGCGGACCCGAACTCCCCTCGAGTCACAACCGACTCCGCGAGACGACGGCGTGTCGCACCTGTGAATGCGAAATCGGGCCTCGCGACCGACGACTGACGTGGCGAGTTCGCGACGGTGCGGACGTGTTCGAGTATCACTACTGCAGCGACGAGTGTCTGCAGGCGGCCCGCGAGAGACACCAACAGTAG
- a CDS encoding DUF357 domain-containing protein, whose translation MAADLEEKTDRYGELLAEALEAASVAPPEGTPMAEAAAECYEMASSYLEDGRHFREEDDLVNALASFSYGHAWLDAGARVGLFDVPTEGHLFTV comes from the coding sequence ATGGCTGCGGATCTCGAGGAGAAGACGGATCGCTACGGCGAGTTGCTCGCGGAGGCCCTCGAGGCGGCGTCGGTCGCGCCGCCGGAGGGGACCCCGATGGCCGAGGCGGCGGCCGAATGTTACGAGATGGCATCGTCGTACCTCGAGGACGGCCGTCACTTCCGCGAGGAGGACGACCTCGTCAACGCGCTGGCATCGTTCTCCTACGGCCACGCGTGGCTCGACGCGGGCGCTCGAGTCGGCCTGTTCGACGTGCCGACTGAGGGTCACCTATTTACGGTCTAG